Below is a genomic region from Mustela lutreola isolate mMusLut2 chromosome 1, mMusLut2.pri, whole genome shotgun sequence.
TTTGCTCACCCTGAGCTACCCGGTGCCTGTCCCTCAGCCAGCTGTGCCTCCTGGGAAGGGGCCTGGACACGCAGGCCAGGCTGAGGAAGGGGCTGCTCTGGTCAGCACCAGGTCCCGCGCTGGTGCTCCTCAGTTCACCACTGCCGAGCTGGCCATGGTGTTCACACCGCAGGCCCCGGACCCACGATGCAAGTAGTAGTAACCCTGGCGGGAAGGCAAGGGGGCTGGTGAGGGCGCTCAGGCGGGACCGGGCTGGGCGGGCCGGGGCCGGGCAGCCCAGACTCACCTCCTCGCCCCAGTCTGAGCCCCAGCTGTTCTTGATGGCCCAGAAGGGAGTGCCAGAGCCTGGGGAGCAGTGCGGGACGCAGGTCAGGGCTCCTAGCCCTCTGCACTCTCCCAGTATCTGCTGTGGTCTACTGGGACAGGTACTAGgaaaagagcagagagccagacaggcCCGCCTACCACCCTCCCGGAGACCTGGTGTGGCTCTGGGGTCAGCGGAGGACACCCAGCTCTCTCCCCACCGCCAGGTTACTTATCTGAAACAGCTCTACCTCCCACTGCCTCAGCATTCCCATCCGAGAGGGGACAGCGGACTCCTGCCTGGCCCAAGACCCACAGCGGGGTAAGGACAGGGTTCCCAGgcactccctcccttcccccatccagGGGTCCTGAGAGGCTGTGGCCCAACTCCTGCCCGTGACCCAAAGCGGCAGGGCAGAGGACGGGGGGCCGTCAGTGGAACTCACGGTTGCCGTAGCCCACGAGCAACACCGCGTGGTCGATGAGCCAAGGGCTGCAGAGGGGCCGCAGTGGGTGCGAGATCCCATGGCGGTAGAACTGGGGTGGGGAGAATAAAGAGTAGGGGCCGCCTCCAGGGAGAGGTGGGAAGGCAGCCGGCCAGGGATGGGCGGGGGCAGCAGAGCCGGGGCCTTACCTGCATGCCAAAGGCATTGATGGCGACGGAGATGGGGCCCTTCTCGGCCAGCCAGGCCGCCAGCGCTGAGACACGTGAGGGACCGTGTCAGGGACAGCCAGGCGCAGCCGGCCTGCCCCCACCCTCGCCCTGGCCCGTACTCACTCTCCTCATTCTGGCTCAGCTCCACCGAGTCATTGATGTAGACCCTGGCCTTCTTCGGAGAGAAGCCGCAGGTCTGCATGCGGCCGCGGTAGCTGTAGTCGTCCTCCGTCTCCAGCCCCCCTGGGCAGTGGCGGGGTCGGATGGCGCACGGAGAGAAAATAGGGACCCCTGTGTGCCACACACTCGTCTTCTCCAGGCCAGGGGCCACACTCAGCCCCTTCTGCGAGGTCTCAAGGTCCTCGCCCACCCCAGACCAAGGCCCTGGCCTCTGAGCAACAGCCTCCCTCTAGAGATGACGAAACAGAGACTgagggggctgagggaggaaCCAGGGAGAAACATGGCTGATCCTTACTCGGCCCAGAACTCCTAGGGCTCTTCGCCTTGGCTGCCTTGCCCTGCTCAGTCTGCTCCCAGTGTGGCCCAGACCCCTGCTGGGCTCCCAGTCTTTGCACAGCCACTGCAGTCCCTCAGACTTTCATCCCTGGGCCACTGAAGCCCACCACAGAACTGAACTGCCAGTTTAAGTCAATACCTCCTCAAGGATGAGGTATGTTGTTACAGAAATACAGACCTCCAAGTAGCAAAAACACCAAGACCCCTGCTGTGCACCAAGGACTTTAAGTATCATCTCCTCACTTGATACTCAGAGCAGCCACGTGAAGTGGTCAAGAcgagccccatttcacagatgaaatcaaagagttgacttgctgaaGGTTTTCATGAAGGCTTGACATCAACACCCGAACCCGCTGAATCGCGCTGACCCCCACTGCCCCTCCTGACCCCGTGAATGCATACCCAGAGTCTTTATGGCCGAGTAGGCGTTGGAGggcaagccacccaggcaggcctTGTCCACCTTGTCACAGTCCAAGAGCTCTAGGAGATAGAAGCCTGGTCCTGAGGAGCCCTCTGGAGGgactgggcagggggcaggggcgtTGAGTAGGAGGCTCACCCTGCtcggagagggagagcagggcccCCTGTTTCAGGAACCACTGGCCCTCCACGTTACCAGTGACTGAGAAAGCCCAGCAGGAGCCACACATGCCCTGCAAGAGAGGGGCAGAGTCAGAccagagccccctccccaccccagtgcaGTCCTCGTGTCCCGCCATTGCCTCTTAGAGGTCCGACCTGGTTCTTGACTTTGGTGACAGCCCCctttctcctccagtcccactcGGATGGGGCAGAGTCGCCAGTGGACTTGTCTAGGCGCATGTTCTTGCCACGGTACTCTCTTAGGAGGGGATTCAGGTAGATGGTACGGAACTCCTCCTCTGTGGGGAaaggtgggcaggggatggggggtggggaaaagtATAAGGCAGCCCTGATCGGGGGGCCTTGGGAGGAGACCGTGACTCTTCCAGGCTCCATGAGGGCTCTGGCCACCACTGCTACCTGTAAGGTCACTGAACTTGGTGACTCCATACTGAGCTGTGCCACGGTCCAGTGCCTGGATCTTCTGTGCTCGCATCATGTTGTTGGAAAAGACAGACATGCGCCACTGGGTTTCTGAGAACcaaggagcaggagaggaaaggtTTGGACCCCAGGCAGATGATGAAAGGCACTTGGGACTAACAAGCACAAGGTTTCCCTGGGGAGTAGGTGGGCTCTGAATCAGGCCTCAAGCTCTTTTCAAGGACAGAACTCTGGGAAGGTCTGGAGATGAGGAGAGGTCCAGACCTGTGAGTGATAAGGGGGAAGTGGGAACAATTTTTTGGGTCACACTGAATTGATGATAGCCCAGGAGTGAAGGCAGAAGCAAAATGGGCTCCAAAGGGTATCCTCAGACAGGGGGTCATGGGAAAAGACCACCATGCTGGAGAGATGGGGGTACCAGCAGAGAAAATCTGGCCTTTGCCCCTTCCCATTCTACCCAGAATGATGAAGACCCATGCTTtctgatcaagaaaaaaatatgggagGAGACACGTCCCTGAGGCAGCTGTCCAGTCCTATGAGGCTGGGCAAGAACTTGGGGATTTAaggagaccctgaatggatgcaCTGCCTCTTgtgtccttcccctccccaacacCAAGGTACCAAAGGGGGGTAAGGTCCTCATTTGGTTGGGACAGGTACAGCCAAGGCAGGGTCCTCACCCTCCTTCGACTCATACGTCCGATTATAGGTGGTAACGAACTCCTTGAAGATTGAAGCCATTTTCACGGAAAAATCCTGTAAGAGGCACAGGGGTCTTTACAAGTAATCTTTCACAGATTCACCAGGGAGCCCAGgccagggggagggaaagagaagaggaaatgaagcaGCAGCAGGCCGCCAGATGGAGCTGGGCTGCTCACCTGAGGCAGGGGTTCCTTGTTCAACAGTGGAAGGACTGAACTCAAAGTCTCGTTTTTGTCATCTGGATAGGGTTagaacagagaagaaatcaaGGCTGAACCCTGAGTGAAGCCTGGTCTGAACTACGCCAGCATCCTCGGGCTATCCCAGCACCTGTGACCTTGGTATCCACTGGGCCGCAGTCCCGTCTCAGGAGCATGTGTTTTCCTAGCTCGTCCAAGATTTCGAAGCtgcagagctagagagagaggaggaagccagtcTGGGGGCTGGGAATGGAGCAAGGCCTTGGCAAGATGGAGCTGGAAGGGCCTCGTGTGAAGACCCCCTCCAAGGCAATCCCCCCCACACAGCGCACAGTGAGGCAAAGTGCGCACCCTGCCATGCCCCCTCTTAAGTGCATTTTGGTTTCTGGCCCGCAGAACCTTGGGAAATGACTCAGGGTGGGGTAGTTGCTGCCTCTTCATCACTTGACCCAAACTCATCACGGGGACTGAGGAGTCCCAGGAGCCCTACCACTCACCAGGGTCTTCTTGGACACAGGGAGCTGGCACACCGTGGGGTCGTTGCAGGGAGGCTCCTCTAGGGTCGCCCTCAGGGAGTACAGCGACCCCTGGCCCGCCTGGAGGGAGCAACGGGTGAGGCGGGCAAGTCCCTCGCTCCTCAGCCCGTCCCTCCCacagccccgccccacccccttcctttccCGATCACCAGAATTCGTCCCTCCGGCATCCCGCGGCCCCCACCCCGGGCCCAGGCCAAACTTCCCAACCCCCCGACTAGGGCCCCCGCGCACCAGGACCAGGAAGCCCGCACCCCAGGCGCATCCTCACCCGGCGGACGCGACCGCGCACGGCCCCCAGCGTCGCCCGCGTCCCGGCTGCCCGGCCGCGGTTGTACATCTCCAGGGCGAAGCGGGCGGGCCCCAGCAGCTCCGGGTACGCCGCCTCCCGGGCCTGAGCGTCGGCTGctcggcggggcggggcgggagcggcgCCCAGGAGCAGCCCCAGCAGCGACAGCAGCGGCAGC
It encodes:
- the CTSF gene encoding cathepsin F isoform X2: MASWLPLLSLLGLLLGAAPAPPRRAADAQAREAAYPELLGPARFALEMYNRGRAAGTRATLGAVRGRVRRAGQGSLYSLRATLEEPPCNDPTVCQLPVSKKTLLCSFEILDELGKHMLLRRDCGPVDTKVTDDKNETLSSVLPLLNKEPLPQDFSVKMASIFKEFVTTYNRTYESKEETQWRMSVFSNNMMRAQKIQALDRGTAQYGVTKFSDLTEEEFRTIYLNPLLREYRGKNMRLDKSTGDSAPSEWDWRRKGAVTKVKNQGMCGSCWAFSVTGNVEGQWFLKQGALLSLSEQELLDCDKVDKACLGGLPSNAYSAIKTLGGLETEDDYSYRGRMQTCGFSPKKARVYINDSVELSQNEETLAAWLAEKGPISVAINAFGMQFYRHGISHPLRPLCSPWLIDHAVLLVGYGNLPVPVDHSRYWESAEG
- the CTSF gene encoding cathepsin F isoform X1, with the protein product MASWLPLLSLLGLLLGAAPAPPRRAADAQAREAAYPELLGPARFALEMYNRGRAAGTRATLGAVRGRVRRAGQGSLYSLRATLEEPPCNDPTVCQLPVSKKTLLCSFEILDELGKHMLLRRDCGPVDTKVTDDKNETLSSVLPLLNKEPLPQDFSVKMASIFKEFVTTYNRTYESKEETQWRMSVFSNNMMRAQKIQALDRGTAQYGVTKFSDLTEEEFRTIYLNPLLREYRGKNMRLDKSTGDSAPSEWDWRRKGAVTKVKNQGMCGSCWAFSVTGNVEGQWFLKQGALLSLSEQELLDCDKVDKACLGGLPSNAYSAIKTLGGLETEDDYSYRGRMQTCGFSPKKARVYINDSVELSQNEETLAAWLAEKGPISVAINAFGMQFYRHGISHPLRPLCSPWLIDHAVLLVGYGNRSGTPFWAIKNSWGSDWGEEGYYYLHRGSGACGVNTMASSAVVN